A window of the Mesoplasma florum L1 genome harbors these coding sequences:
- a CDS encoding FMN-dependent NADH-azoreductase, with amino-acid sequence MKKVLVINSSVSQLNNSDSLAMSNMFIEEYKKMNPNDEIINLDLNETKMSQKTLTRNNIAEYFNQEDSFDFIEQLKSVDKIVLNFSMVNWGIPAILKNYIDHITIANLTFTYKGSTDGNAIGLLSNIQDVQILATKGGTGTPNSAFTEYVKNIWEFLGAKVKSEIIINEMMDIPPYAEQSPIENLEKVKEQILKAAKNF; translated from the coding sequence ATGAAAAAAGTATTAGTAATTAATTCAAGTGTTTCTCAATTAAACAATTCAGATTCATTAGCAATGTCAAACATGTTTATTGAAGAATATAAAAAAATGAATCCAAATGATGAAATCATTAATCTAGATTTAAATGAGACTAAAATGTCACAAAAAACATTAACAAGAAATAATATCGCTGAATATTTCAATCAAGAAGATTCATTTGATTTTATAGAACAATTAAAATCAGTTGACAAAATAGTTTTAAATTTTTCAATGGTTAACTGAGGTATACCAGCTATATTAAAAAACTATATAGATCATATAACAATTGCAAACCTTACTTTTACATATAAGGGCTCAACAGATGGTAATGCAATAGGGTTACTTTCAAATATACAGGATGTTCAAATTTTAGCAACAAAAGGTGGAACTGGAACTCCAAACTCAGCATTTACAGAATATGTAAAAAACATTTGAGAATTTTTAGGTGCTAAGGTAAAAAGCGAAATCATCATTAACGAAATGATGGATATACCACCTTATGCAGAACAATCTCCAATTGAGAATTTAGAAAAAGTAAAAGAACAAATTTTAAAAGCTGCTAAAAACTTTTAA
- a CDS encoding ABC-F family ATP-binding cassette domain-containing protein, which translates to MSLILLENISHQNGGKKLYEESSMRINKGEHVALLGPNGAGKTTLLNIISQKIVPDHGLVEWHPKAKIGYLDQHQEVDMNITGEEYLKDAFKYLFDMEAQIHKIYEDMATEYKEEELVKALALQDELNIKGFDSIEKQIGNLVAGLGIEPDNIKRPLGSLSGGQRGKILLAKLLLKNDDFILLDEPTNFLDVEQVEWLVNFLQNYENAFLVVSHDRDFINRIVNIIYAIENLEIVRYVGNYDKYVELSALRAEQYDRAREAQQGQISKLKEYIAKNGARASTARSAQSRQKQLEKIDVMDARKENAKPNMHFKYRRPSSTVIVKADKLEIGYDFALTKPLTFELREGEKCIVKGYNGIGKTTFLKTIAGEIEKIDGEVEIGQGVFTNFFHQIDDFEEHETPVSYLLTRYPQMTPGEVRAKIGMFGIKSELMMNKMKELSGGEQTKVRLAALSLEPSSLLILDEPTNHIDVLAKESLLDAIKAFEGTVLITTHDINFETQWADKVLDFEDILD; encoded by the coding sequence ATGAGTTTAATATTATTAGAAAACATATCACATCAAAATGGTGGAAAAAAATTATATGAAGAATCAAGCATGCGAATCAACAAAGGTGAGCACGTTGCTCTTTTAGGTCCAAACGGGGCTGGTAAAACAACTTTACTAAATATTATTTCTCAAAAAATTGTTCCAGATCACGGTTTGGTAGAATGACATCCAAAAGCAAAAATTGGATATCTTGATCAACACCAAGAAGTTGACATGAATATTACTGGAGAAGAATATTTAAAAGATGCATTTAAATATCTTTTTGACATGGAAGCGCAAATTCATAAAATTTATGAAGACATGGCTACCGAATACAAAGAAGAAGAACTTGTTAAAGCTCTTGCTTTACAAGATGAATTAAATATTAAAGGGTTTGACAGTATTGAGAAGCAAATAGGAAACTTGGTTGCTGGTCTTGGTATTGAACCAGATAATATTAAAAGACCCTTAGGATCACTTTCTGGTGGTCAAAGAGGAAAAATATTATTAGCTAAACTACTTTTAAAAAACGATGACTTTATTTTACTTGATGAACCTACAAACTTTTTAGACGTTGAACAAGTTGAGTGATTAGTTAATTTCTTACAAAATTATGAAAATGCTTTTTTAGTTGTTTCTCATGATAGAGATTTTATAAATAGAATCGTTAATATAATATATGCAATTGAAAATCTTGAAATTGTTAGATATGTTGGTAACTATGACAAATACGTTGAACTTTCAGCGTTACGTGCTGAACAATATGATAGAGCTCGTGAAGCTCAACAAGGTCAGATATCAAAACTTAAAGAATACATTGCTAAAAATGGTGCTAGAGCTTCAACTGCTCGCAGTGCTCAATCAAGACAAAAACAATTAGAAAAAATTGACGTAATGGACGCTAGAAAAGAAAATGCAAAACCTAACATGCATTTTAAATATAGAAGACCAAGTTCAACTGTTATAGTTAAAGCAGATAAACTTGAAATTGGTTATGATTTTGCTTTAACAAAACCATTAACTTTTGAACTTAGAGAAGGTGAAAAATGTATCGTTAAAGGATATAACGGTATTGGTAAAACAACCTTCTTAAAAACTATTGCTGGAGAAATTGAGAAAATTGATGGTGAAGTTGAAATTGGACAAGGTGTTTTTACAAACTTTTTCCACCAGATTGATGACTTCGAAGAACACGAAACACCTGTTAGTTATTTACTAACAAGATATCCTCAAATGACACCTGGTGAAGTTAGAGCAAAGATTGGTATGTTTGGTATTAAAAGTGAATTAATGATGAATAAAATGAAAGAACTTTCTGGGGGAGAACAAACAAAAGTTAGGTTAGCCGCTCTTAGTTTAGAACCAAGTAGTTTACTTATTCTTGATGAGCCAACTAACCACATTGATGTTCTTGCAAAAGAATCTCTTTTAGATGCTATAAAAGCATTTGAAGGTACAGTTTTAATTACAACCCACGATATTAACTTTGAAACTCAATGAGCTGATAAAGTTTTAGATTTTGAAGATATCTTAGATTAA
- a CDS encoding 5'-3' exonuclease, whose protein sequence is MNTLNEKRTILIIDGYHLLHKGYYGTLKRKKLATNREGVPINAIYTFVAKINQLVKKNNYYSIIVTLDMDEGCWRRELYPEYKAKRKETPEDLVPQKQIIREFLTAANIPWYEMPRYEADDIIGTINRIALKLDYDVHILSNDKDIFQLVGERTTVITNSSKDDEHILIDHEKVVEKFGCHPSQVADIKALMGDPSDNIKGVRYLHYAQAIDLLNKYGNIDNIFEHIDEINKNISKRLNESKELILTNKKITTIQDRLPIGRVNLKPIRVNWYGLSKFLKKQKMWAYVADVEKMASESRNKNSKVNKIKNEHISKEK, encoded by the coding sequence ATGAATACATTAAATGAAAAACGCACGATATTAATTATCGACGGGTATCATTTGCTACATAAGGGTTACTACGGAACTCTTAAGAGAAAGAAATTAGCAACTAACAGAGAAGGTGTTCCGATCAATGCGATTTACACTTTTGTTGCAAAAATTAATCAATTAGTAAAGAAAAATAACTACTACAGCATCATTGTTACTTTAGACATGGATGAAGGTTGTTGACGTCGAGAATTGTATCCAGAATATAAAGCAAAAAGAAAAGAAACTCCTGAAGATTTAGTTCCACAAAAACAAATCATTAGAGAATTTTTAACTGCGGCTAATATTCCATGATATGAAATGCCTAGATACGAAGCTGATGATATTATCGGAACAATTAACAGAATAGCTCTCAAATTAGACTATGACGTACATATATTGTCAAATGATAAAGATATTTTCCAGCTTGTTGGTGAAAGAACTACAGTAATTACTAATAGTAGTAAAGATGACGAGCATATTTTAATTGATCACGAAAAAGTTGTTGAAAAATTTGGATGTCATCCTAGTCAAGTTGCTGATATAAAAGCGCTGATGGGTGATCCTAGTGACAATATCAAAGGTGTTAGATATTTACATTATGCTCAAGCAATAGACCTTTTAAATAAATACGGAAATATTGATAATATTTTTGAACACATTGATGAAATTAATAAAAATATTTCAAAAAGATTAAACGAAAGCAAAGAATTAATTTTAACCAATAAGAAAATTACAACAATTCAGGATAGATTGCCTATTGGTAGAGTTAATTTAAAACCAATAAGAGTCAATTGATATGGTTTGAGTAAATTTCTAAAGAAACAAAAAATGTGAGCTTATGTTGCTGATGTTGAAAAAATGGCAAGTGAATCAAGAAATAAAAATTCTAAGGTTAATAAAATAAAAAATGAACACATTTCAAAAGAAAAATAA
- a CDS encoding IMPACT family protein, which yields MKTIKTKMVYSETTEIKKSKFICTAFQVNSKEELEQFLKDFSLKDARHNCYAYKIGTKNVFGGYSDDGEPKGTAGKPIFNVIEKNNLTNICVLVTRYFGGIKLGAGPLTRAYTSSAANIIKIVELEEIKEINSLSITFKINNIKDIELFLSKNNIEIMNKTFNESLCIFELNTFEETLLEIKHLLN from the coding sequence TTGAAAACAATAAAGACTAAAATGGTTTACTCTGAAACTACAGAAATTAAGAAATCAAAATTTATTTGTACCGCTTTTCAGGTTAATTCCAAAGAAGAATTAGAGCAGTTTTTAAAAGACTTTTCTTTAAAAGATGCCAGACATAATTGTTATGCTTACAAAATTGGCACTAAAAATGTTTTTGGTGGTTACAGTGATGATGGAGAACCAAAAGGCACTGCAGGAAAACCCATTTTTAACGTAATAGAAAAAAATAATTTAACTAACATTTGTGTATTGGTTACAAGATACTTCGGTGGAATAAAACTTGGTGCTGGTCCTTTGACCAGAGCATATACTTCAAGCGCAGCTAATATTATAAAAATTGTTGAGCTTGAAGAAATTAAAGAAATAAATAGTTTAAGTATCACATTTAAAATTAATAATATAAAGGATATCGAATTATTTTTATCTAAAAATAATATTGAAATTATGAACAAAACATTTAATGAATCATTATGTATTTTTGAATTAAATACTTTTGAAGAAACTCTTCTTGAAATCAAACATTTGCTTAATTAA
- the secA gene encoding preprotein translocase subunit SecA, which yields MASDKSLLRMYGKYANEILSLEPEMKKLANEDFAIKTQELRDRIANGEHVDDLVVEAYALAREAANRVLGLNAYKVQLVGAIILHFGDIAEMRTGEGKTLTGLFPAYLNSLTGKGVHIVTVNEYLSRRDSEINGQVFDLLGVSVGLNGTRMPKNLKREAYHADITYTTNAELGFDYLRDNMVVDKEHKVQRELNFAIIDEADSVLIDEARTPLIISGGSSSRINLYKAADEFAQKVNEKEDIDIDLETKQVYLTETGMKKAKDFFSLENLFALENTEIFHLILNALKAHFTFKEGVEYTVASGEVELIDQFTGRILKGRAYSDGLQQAIQAKEKVEIEEETTTLATITYQNFYRLYAKLSGMTGTAKTEEEEFIKIYNTRVVVCPTNRPVIRKDEPDYTFGTKHAALKKLIQDIKTVNEIGNPILIGTTSVESSEQIARYLEKAGLNFEMINAKNHDREADIVSQAGQKYAITLATNMAGRGTDIKLSQEVKDLGGLVVFGVERNEARRIDNQLRGRSGRQGDPGMSRFYISMEDDLMIRFASPRARKSFLSLGDEHIKSKFFTRAVTNAQKKLEGLNFDQRKNVLDYDNILAQQREAMYAQRDSILWADNLKVVIKKFQITVAYEMIEENSEIVHGEKTLNAEKLLKSIDGKLVAHKRFVAKDFYNKEKMNLAVQLAEAMLEFYKARVIDIPDDVVLQMERKNVLTSFDKYWTRHIDIASKLKAGIYLQQYAQNNPLAVYVEQATELFNKTKIYIASEVVDVLSKIIIRDPEQNVESQKIEITDEIIDDILKSTGLTKANINNKDINAKFDELIAKADNQNDIKKLSIQRDIMLGLVIEIQKRRENSGNKTVNLGKEEIDQMLAILGIDNIGSTSKEEIISKYEEKLKLAEDDKTKNLINIAKDVIIALYEQIELIKKDASSLKSVIDDDNDGGEVAKTRIG from the coding sequence ATGGCATCAGATAAAAGTTTACTTCGCATGTATGGAAAATATGCAAACGAAATTCTTTCATTAGAACCTGAAATGAAAAAACTTGCAAATGAAGATTTTGCAATCAAAACTCAGGAATTAAGAGATAGGATAGCAAATGGAGAGCATGTAGATGATTTAGTTGTTGAAGCTTATGCTTTAGCTAGAGAAGCTGCAAACCGTGTCTTAGGATTAAATGCATATAAAGTTCAATTAGTAGGGGCAATAATTTTACACTTTGGTGATATTGCTGAAATGAGAACCGGAGAAGGTAAGACACTTACAGGGTTATTCCCAGCGTATTTAAATAGCTTAACTGGTAAAGGTGTTCACATCGTTACTGTTAATGAATACTTATCAAGACGTGACTCTGAAATAAATGGTCAAGTTTTTGACTTGCTTGGTGTATCAGTTGGATTAAACGGAACAAGAATGCCAAAAAACCTTAAAAGAGAAGCTTATCATGCTGATATAACATATACAACAAACGCTGAATTAGGATTTGACTATTTAAGAGATAATATGGTTGTTGATAAAGAACATAAAGTTCAAAGAGAATTAAACTTTGCAATTATTGATGAGGCTGACTCAGTTTTAATTGATGAAGCTAGAACACCTTTAATAATTTCTGGAGGTAGTTCTTCAAGAATTAATTTATATAAGGCTGCTGATGAGTTTGCTCAAAAAGTAAATGAGAAAGAAGATATTGATATTGATTTAGAAACAAAACAAGTCTATCTTACAGAAACTGGAATGAAAAAAGCAAAGGATTTCTTTTCTTTAGAAAATTTATTTGCTCTAGAAAATACTGAAATATTTCACTTGATCTTAAATGCATTAAAAGCACACTTTACTTTTAAAGAAGGTGTTGAATATACTGTTGCCAGTGGTGAAGTTGAGTTAATTGATCAATTTACAGGACGTATTTTAAAAGGACGTGCCTATTCAGATGGATTACAACAAGCTATTCAGGCAAAAGAAAAAGTTGAGATTGAAGAAGAAACAACAACATTAGCAACAATTACATACCAAAACTTTTATCGTTTATATGCAAAACTTTCAGGGATGACTGGTACTGCAAAAACTGAAGAAGAAGAATTTATTAAAATTTATAATACAAGAGTTGTTGTCTGTCCAACAAATAGACCTGTTATAAGAAAAGATGAACCAGATTATACATTTGGTACTAAACATGCTGCTTTAAAAAAATTAATCCAAGACATTAAAACTGTAAACGAAATAGGTAATCCAATCCTTATTGGTACAACAAGTGTTGAATCATCTGAGCAAATTGCTCGTTATTTAGAAAAAGCGGGATTAAATTTTGAAATGATTAATGCTAAAAACCACGATAGGGAAGCTGATATAGTTTCTCAAGCTGGTCAAAAATACGCTATCACTCTAGCTACAAACATGGCTGGTCGTGGTACTGATATTAAATTAAGTCAAGAAGTTAAAGACTTAGGTGGTTTAGTTGTTTTTGGAGTTGAAAGAAATGAAGCAAGACGTATTGATAATCAATTAAGAGGTAGAAGTGGACGTCAGGGAGATCCTGGTATGTCAAGATTCTATATTTCTATGGAAGATGATTTAATGATTAGATTTGCTTCACCTAGAGCAAGAAAAAGCTTTTTAAGTTTAGGTGATGAGCATATAAAATCTAAGTTCTTCACAAGAGCAGTTACAAATGCTCAGAAAAAACTTGAAGGATTAAACTTTGACCAACGTAAAAACGTTTTAGACTATGATAATATCTTGGCACAACAACGTGAAGCGATGTATGCACAACGTGATTCAATTTTATGAGCTGATAATTTAAAAGTTGTTATTAAAAAATTCCAAATAACAGTAGCATATGAAATGATTGAAGAAAATTCTGAAATAGTTCATGGTGAAAAAACTTTAAACGCTGAAAAACTACTTAAATCAATCGATGGTAAACTTGTTGCGCATAAAAGATTTGTTGCAAAAGATTTCTATAATAAAGAAAAGATGAATTTAGCAGTGCAACTAGCAGAAGCGATGCTTGAATTCTATAAAGCAAGAGTCATTGACATACCTGATGATGTTGTTCTTCAAATGGAAAGAAAAAATGTTTTAACTTCATTTGACAAATACTGAACAAGACACATAGATATAGCTTCAAAATTAAAAGCAGGTATTTATTTACAACAATATGCCCAAAATAACCCTCTTGCTGTATATGTTGAACAAGCAACAGAATTGTTTAATAAAACAAAAATATATATAGCTTCAGAAGTAGTAGATGTACTATCAAAAATTATCATTAGAGATCCTGAACAAAACGTTGAATCTCAAAAAATAGAAATTACTGACGAAATAATAGATGACATTTTAAAATCTACAGGTTTAACAAAAGCAAATATTAATAATAAAGATATTAATGCAAAATTTGATGAATTAATTGCTAAAGCAGATAATCAAAACGATATTAAAAAACTATCAATACAAAGAGATATCATGTTAGGTTTAGTTATTGAAATTCAAAAACGAAGAGAAAATTCAGGAAATAAAACTGTCAATCTTGGAAAAGAAGAAATCGATCAAATGTTAGCAATACTTGGCATTGATAACATTGGTTCAACTTCAAAAGAAGAAATTATTTCTAAGTATGAAGAAAAACTAAAATTAGCAGAAGATGATAAAACTAAAAATCTTATAAATATAGCAAAAGATGTTATTATTGCGCTATATGAACAAATTGAATTAATTAAAAAAGATGCAAGTTCTTTGAAATCAGTTATCGACGATGACAATGATGGTGGGGAAGTTGCCAAAACAAGAATTGGTTAG
- the uvrB gene encoding excinuclease ABC subunit UvrB — MKYISDKKFELNSFFKPGGDQPKAIEKLLKGLKENKKHQVLLGATGTGKTFTMANIIKEINKPTLVLAHNKTLAMQLYYELMEFFPNNRVEYFVSNFDFFQPEAYKPATDLYINKDARINMELDMLRMSAMNALSISNDTIVVASVAAIYPSQDPVQYASSFFELKTGQKFSKRELLTYLVKTGYTRNDIENSPGTFSVKGDVIKVVPGWSLSAMYRFSLFDDHIEMIDMLNVVTGALIERISTVTIYPAQAYVTPEDKLKQACLNIREELAVRVKELKEEGKLLEAERLDQRTRYDLESLEEFGFCSGIENYSAHLDFRAPGETPYTLLDYFKGDFLTIIDESHIMVSQVRGMYNTDRSRKQTLVEYGFRLPSALDNRPLNFEEFTGKLKQVIYTSATPGDYELELVNHEVVEQIIRPTGLLDPVIEVKKTEGQIEDIIEQIHERKKVNEKVFITTLTIRMSEDLTSYLQERNIKVAYLHSELKTLERSDILNDLRRGVYDAVVGVNLLREGLDLPEVSLVCVLDADKQGFLRNTKSLIQTAGRAARNANGKVIFYADTISTSMQEAMDETNRRREIQQAYNKEHNITPVTITKKINQSTLSEATKKELEKIKKQKTAKGKKEAYQKTIDDIRAEMIQAAKDLDFEKAAVLRDTIIELEAKKSEVK, encoded by the coding sequence ATGAAATATATTAGTGATAAAAAATTTGAATTAAATAGTTTTTTTAAACCTGGGGGAGATCAACCCAAAGCAATTGAAAAATTATTAAAAGGTTTAAAAGAAAATAAAAAACACCAAGTTCTTTTAGGTGCTACTGGAACTGGTAAAACATTCACAATGGCAAATATAATTAAAGAAATTAATAAACCAACTTTAGTTCTTGCACATAACAAAACTTTAGCTATGCAATTGTATTATGAGTTGATGGAATTCTTTCCTAATAATAGAGTTGAGTATTTTGTTTCAAATTTCGACTTCTTTCAACCTGAAGCATATAAGCCTGCGACTGATTTATATATTAATAAAGATGCCAGAATTAATATGGAACTTGATATGTTGAGAATGAGCGCTATGAATGCATTATCAATTTCTAATGACACAATAGTAGTTGCATCTGTTGCCGCAATATATCCATCACAAGATCCTGTTCAATATGCATCAAGTTTTTTTGAATTGAAAACTGGGCAAAAATTTTCTAAAAGAGAATTATTAACATATTTAGTTAAAACAGGATATACAAGAAACGACATTGAAAATTCACCAGGTACTTTTAGTGTAAAAGGTGATGTTATAAAAGTAGTTCCAGGATGATCTTTATCAGCTATGTATCGTTTTTCATTATTTGATGATCATATAGAAATGATAGACATGTTAAATGTTGTAACGGGGGCTTTAATTGAAAGAATCTCAACTGTTACAATATATCCTGCTCAAGCTTATGTGACACCTGAAGATAAGTTAAAACAAGCTTGCTTGAACATAAGAGAAGAACTTGCGGTTAGAGTTAAAGAATTAAAAGAAGAAGGAAAACTATTAGAAGCAGAAAGATTAGATCAAAGAACAAGATATGATTTAGAAAGTTTAGAAGAGTTTGGATTTTGTAGTGGTATTGAAAATTATTCTGCACACTTAGATTTTAGAGCGCCAGGAGAGACCCCATATACTTTATTAGATTATTTTAAAGGAGATTTTTTAACTATAATTGATGAATCACACATAATGGTTTCTCAAGTTAGAGGTATGTATAATACTGATAGAAGTAGAAAACAAACTCTTGTAGAGTATGGTTTTAGATTGCCTTCAGCATTAGATAATAGACCTTTAAATTTTGAAGAATTTACAGGAAAATTAAAACAAGTAATTTATACATCAGCTACACCAGGTGATTATGAATTAGAACTTGTTAATCATGAAGTTGTTGAACAAATTATTAGACCAACGGGTTTATTAGATCCAGTAATCGAAGTTAAAAAAACAGAAGGTCAAATAGAAGATATAATTGAACAAATTCATGAAAGAAAAAAAGTAAATGAAAAGGTATTTATTACAACTTTAACAATTAGAATGAGTGAAGATTTAACAAGTTACTTACAAGAAAGAAATATTAAAGTAGCATATTTACATTCAGAATTAAAAACACTTGAAAGAAGCGATATTTTAAATGATCTTAGAAGAGGCGTTTATGATGCTGTTGTTGGAGTTAACTTATTACGTGAAGGGTTGGATTTACCTGAAGTGAGTTTAGTTTGTGTTCTAGATGCAGATAAACAAGGTTTTTTAAGAAATACAAAATCACTAATTCAAACAGCTGGTAGAGCTGCTAGAAATGCTAATGGTAAAGTTATTTTTTATGCAGATACAATTTCAACATCAATGCAAGAAGCTATGGATGAAACAAATCGTAGACGAGAAATTCAACAAGCTTACAATAAAGAACATAATATAACTCCAGTAACTATAACAAAGAAAATCAATCAATCAACTTTAAGTGAAGCAACTAAAAAAGAACTTGAAAAAATTAAAAAACAAAAAACTGCAAAAGGCAAAAAAGAAGCTTATCAAAAAACAATTGATGATATTAGAGCTGAAATGATTCAAGCAGCAAAGGATTTAGATTTTGAAAAAGCAGCAGTTTTAAGAGATACAATAATTGAACTAGAAGCTAAGAAAAGTGAGGTAAAATAA